The nucleotide window CCGCACAGCTCTCTCGGTGGCTTAACGCCTCGAGAGTATGCTGAGATTCATCTTAGGAACTCACAGCTGGCCGTGGCCTGAAAGGCGGGGAGACGTCGCCATGACTCTCAACCTCCCTCTCCTTCCATTCCTTCTCATTACGGGCATCTCAAGTCCTGGCTTCGCACTCCATCCCGCAAGCGAAGAATCCCGGGCAGAGATTTCACGATTCATTTCCGACGCTAAGGAAAAACAAGCCGATATCGCCACAACCGAGGCCAAGCAGAAACGCGCAGAATTTAAGGGAGATCGTGAGGATATTCGTTTTTACAATGAGCAAATCAAGGAACTCGAACGTGAAAAGAAGTTGCTTTACCAAAAAGCCCTTCGAAAGACACTCGTCGCCTACGATATCGTCGAATCCCAAGATGACGGGCGCCCTTTCATGCCGCGCATGAAAGAAAATCTATTCGACCCCTTGGGGTCCCCCCGCCAATGGGTCCCTGTATTCTGGGATAGAGGGGTTCCCTATATCATCTATCTGCAAAATGGGAAACGGATGACCAGAGAAATACCCAATTCGGCAATCGGCATGACTACGGGGATAGGATTAACGTTGATACCCGCGGATGCATTCCGTAGTCCCGACCGACTCGCGATGCTCCTGCTCCATGAAAGGCAACATTTTGATCTTTTCGGGGAAAGAGGCGCCGGAGACGCGAAGACCCAACTGGAGTTGGAGGGGATGGTACTGTCTCGTGTCCGTGCGAACCTATCCAAATTGAGTGATGATGAGCGTGTTCGCAATGAACTTTTTTCGGTTCAAGACGATCAAGAACGCACTTACAACACGAAAAAAGCGAAGTTTGGCTCCATGCTGTCACGCCTCTCCAACAACGTCGCGCGGAATCTCAAAGGATTCGGAGTGACGGCACCGGAAGACCTAGAGCCCGGCTACGCCTCTGAAATCCCCTCCGAAGAGGCTCTCGCCATTATTCAGGATGCCGACAGACTCAACGAGCAACTCGATGTGGAAGCTGCTCAACGCGCGCGCGAGAAACGGAGAGAGTCCGAACATCGCGCTCCCGCGGAGACTTCAGAGGAGATGTCCCCCATTGAAACGAGTCCTTCTCCGAACTTCCCGACCGTGACCCCTGCTCCCGCCCGAGGACTTGCGACGGACTCCGCGATATACTCCGACATCAAAGACCTGGCGGAAAGAGCCTGCTCTTCTCCCGAGAAGATAACCCAGGAGAGTCTGGATTCCATCTGGTGGTTCCCGCAGAAAGCGCCCTACCCCACATCGTTCGCGGATTCCCTATCGGGCTGCGTGAAAGAGCTTTTCGACGCGATGCTGGATGCGAGCAACCGCCTTGCCTGGGGCCAGAAGCTCTCCGCCGCCTGGCTGCAAAAGAAAGCATCCGAATCCATGACTCTCCCTGCCCAGGGAGAAGAGCCCTATGTGGAACCCGTAGGAAAGACGCCCCCCGGATACAACCCCTGTATCGAACCCGGTAACACCTGCCTGAAGCGCTGACCTGACAAACCGCGGGGCGAGGGCCGGCTATGCCGGCCCTCGGCTGTTCCCGCTCAGAGCTTCGCGCCGTCGTGGAAGGCCAGCACCTCGTCGACCGGCAGGCGCGGCTTCTGCGGCCAGTTGCCGGGCGCGGCGTAGCCCACCGGCAGCATCAGCACCGGGATAAGGCGCTCCGGGATCTTGAACTCCTTCTTCACCGCGTCGGGGTCGAAGCCGATCATCGGCCCCGCGACCAGGCCCTTCGCCTCCGCGGCCAGCATGAGCGTCATCGCGGCGAAGGCGCCGGAGCGGATGGCCTCATCGCGCTGGGCCCGGGGGTCGGCGTACATCCCCGCCGCCATCCCCGACAGTCCCTGCACGGCCTTGGCGTCCATGAGCCCGGCCTTCACCGAGCCTTCCAATGCGTGCGCGAGGTTCTCATGCGCGCGGGGGTCGCCCAGCACGACGAAGACGACGGGCGCGTCGGCGACCTTCTGCTGGTTGTAGGCGAGCCCCTTGAGCTTCTCGCGGTCCTCCTTGCGGGTCACCGCGAGGAAGCGCCAGTGCTGGATGTTGAACGACGACGGGGCGCGCGTCGCGAGCTCCACGAGCTCGCGGACCTGCGCCTCGGAGAGAGGCCGCGCCGGGTCGAACTTGTTGGCCGAGGCGCGCTTGCGGATGGCTTCCAGGACGTCCATGACTCCTCCTTGGGCCGGGAGATCCGTACCGAACCGGATTTCCCGGCGCTGTTTGCTTAAACCGTACGGGTCCGCTGCCCGAGGACCTCGAGAACCCCCGCGAATCCCCTCTGGGGATTCACGCCCTCCTCCCGCAGCCAAGACAGCGGCAGAGCCGCCGCAGCTCGTCCTGCTCGCCCTTCGAAAGGACCGCGAACTCCGCGGCGACGGCCTTCGCGTGCGCCTTGAAGAGGCGCGCGATGAGCGCGCGTCCCTTCGCGGTGAGATGGACGACGGCCTTGCGGCGGTCCTCGCCGCCGCGGCGCCGCTCGGCGAGGCCGTGCTTCTCCAGGTTGTCGAGGACGAAGGTGATGTTCCCGCCGCTCTTGAGGAGCTTCGCGGCGAGCTCGTTCTGGCACATCGGCCCCAGGTGCAGGAGCGCCTCGAGGACCCCGAACTGGGTCACGGTGAGGCCCGAGGAAGCCAGGCGCGCGTGGGTCCGGGCGACGACGCTCTCGGAGGCGCGCACGAGGTTGATGTAGGCGCTCAGGGCCCGGGTCTCACCCTCGCCGCCGGCGTAGTGGGTCGGCATCGTTTAATCTCCAATCGTTTGATATTAAAGTATATCCCCGGCTCCGCCTTTTGTCAACCCCCCGCGCCCGACCCGACGGGTTGCGCCACCCCCCTCCGATTCCCTACCCTATGTCCGTGAAGCTCCTTCCCGCCCTGCTCTTGAGCGCCCTGTTCGCCGCCCCCGCGGCGGCGGCGCCCGCGCGCGCGGACGCCCCCTGCACGCCGGAGTGCCGCAGTTGGGCGGAGCTCGTCTCCGTCTTCAATGAAGGGACCGACTGGAGCGTGAGCGTGGAGGACCGCCGCTCCTCCTTCACCGTCTTCGCCCCCCACGGGGGCGCGCTGGAGCCGGGCACCTCCGAGCTCGCGCGCGTCCTGGCGGGCGGGGATTGGAACCTCTACCTCTTCGAGTCCCTGCGGCAGGGCCGCTCGCGCCGCATCCACCTGACTTCGGCGAAGTACGACGAGCCGCGCGCGCTGGAGCTGGCCGCTCGCAGCCGGCGCGCCGTCTCCGTGCACGGCAGCCGCGACGCCGGCGAGAAGGCCTGCCTCGGCGGCTCCTCCGCGGCCCTGCGGGAGCGTGCGGCGATGGGATTGCGGGCGGCCGGCTTCGAGGTCGAGGAGCCCTGCCGGCGCCTGCCGGGGAAGACCCCCGCGAACCTCGTCAACCGCGCCCGCGAGGGCGGCCTCCAGCTCGAGCTGCCCCGACTCCTCCTTGAGCGCCTGGCAAAAGACGCGGCGGCGCGGGAGAAGTTCCGCGCCGCCGTGCGTTCCGCCCTGACGGACCCCGCGCCTTGACCGGGACTCCTGGGTAGGACCCGAAAAAGAGAAGGCCCGCCGAAGCGGGCCTTCTTCTTAACGCCAGTTCCCCCCACCCTGCCCTCCCCCGTGGGGGGAGGCAGTAGGGAAAAACTACACCTTAGGGCCTGCCCTTATAACGTCCGGCGTGCACTTGTCCTGGAACTTCTTGAAGTTCTCCGCGAACTTGACCGCGAGCGCCTTGTACTTGCGCATGTACTCGTCCTTGTCCTTCCAGGACGCGGACGGGTCGAGGACCCCGGCCGGGATCCCGTCGCAGGTCTGCGGCACCTGGAAGCCGAAGACGGGGTCCGTGGTGCACGGGACCTTCGCGAGCTTCCCCGAGAGCGCCGCGTTGAGCAGCGTGCGGGTGTGGGCGATGCTGATGCGCTTGCCCGTACCGAAGGCGCCGCCGATCCAGCCCGTGTTGAGGAGCCAGCAGGTCGCGCCGTGCGCGGCGATGTTCTTCTTCAGCATGTCCGCGTAGACCGCCGGATGGTGCACCATGAAAGGCGCGCCGAAGCAGGTGCTGAAGGTCGGCAGGGGGTCCTTGCCCGTGCCGGCCTCCGTGCCGGCGACCTTCGAGGTGTAGCCGGAGAGGAACTGATAGAGCGCCTGGTCCGGGCTCAGCTTCGAGATGGGCGGCAGCACGCCCCAGGCGTCGCAGGTGAGGAAGACCACGTTCTTCGGGTGCCCGCCGCGCTTCTCCGGCACCGAGTTGCCGATGGCCGCGAGCGGGTAGGACGCCCGGGTGTTCTCGGTCTTGGAGTCGTCGTCGAGGTCCGGGACGCGCGAGGCGGGGTCGATGACCACGTTCTCGAGCACCGTGCCGAAGGCGTGGGACGCGGCGTGGATCTCCGGCTCGGCCTTGGGCGAGAGCCGGATGACCTTCGCGTAGCAGCCGTCCTCGAAGTTGAAGACGCCGCTCCCGCTCCAGCCGTGCTCGTCGTCGCCGATGAGCCGTCGCAGGGGGTCGGCCGAGAGCGTGGTCTTCCCCGTGCCCGAGAGCCCGAAGAAGATGGCCGCGTCGCCGTCCTTCCCCACGTTGGCCGAGCAGTGCATGGGGAAGACGTCCTTGAGCGGCAGCAGGTAGTTGAGGATGGTGAACACCGATTTCTTGATCTCGCCGGCGTAGGCGGTGTCGCCGATGATGCAGACGCGCTTCTGGAAGTTCAGGAGGATGAAGGTCTCCGAGGGCGTCCCGTCGCGCTTGGGGTCCGCCTTCACCGAGGGCGCGCTGATGACCGTGAACTCCGGCTTGTGGCGCCGGTGCTCGGCGAGAGTCGCCGGCTTGATGAACATGTTGCGAGCGAAGTGGCTGTGCCAGGCCTTCTCCGTGATGATGCGCACCGGGAGGCGGTACTCGGGGTCGGCGCCGGCCCAGCAGTCCTGGACGAAGAGGTCCTTGCCGCGGAAGGACTCGGCGAGGCGGCGGTAGACCGTCTCGAAGCGGGCGGCCTCGATGGGCCGGTTGTACTGTCCCCACCAGACGTTCTTCTCGGAGGTGGACTCCTGGACGATGAACTTGTCGTTGGCCGAGCGGGCGGTGTGGCGGCCGGTGTCGGCGACGAAGGCGCCTCCGCGCGAGAGCTTCCCCTCGCGGCGATGCAGGGCCTCCTCGACGAGGGCCTCGGTCGGGAGGTTCCAATAGACCTTCCGCGCGCCCTCGATGCCGTGGAGCTCGAGCCCGTGGTCGCTCTTGAGCGCCTCGGCCTCGGCCTCCGCGGGGGTCCGGCTCACGGGTTCCAATGTCGTGTTCATTTCCTCATCCTGGGGTTCTTCCCCTTTCCCCGCGCGGCGGCGCGCGCGGAGACCTTCTTCTCCTCGAGCCGGAAGACGACCATCCCGTCCCCGTCGTGCACGACCGGCCAGCGCGCGTAGACGCGCTTCGCGATCGGGTCGGTCGCGTCCGCGAAGACCCCGGTCTTCTCCGTCAGGAGGTACTTCGCTCCCTGCCCTCGGCGCTCCTCGATCTGCGCGAGCGTGTCCTTCTCCCCGTACTGGCGGAAGTCCCAGCCCCAGCCGCGCCGGTGGATCTTGTAGAGGAACACCGAGCCGGTGCGGTCGTTGGTGACGAAGAGGTCCTCGCGCGCGCTGAAGCCGTCGACGACCTTCTCCGCCTGCAGGAGGAACGGGTAGCTGAGCTTGTACCAGTGGTGGATGCGCAGGGTCGCGTGCACGGGGATGGAGAGCACGAGCACGGCGAGCGCGGCCCAGGCCCAGCCCCGCATGTCCCGCCGGACCGCCGAGGCGCGCTCGCGCAGCAGGCGCAGACCCTCGCCCATGAAGGCGGCGTTCACGGGCACCAGAGGGAGCGAGGTGTACTCGTGGCTGAAGGTGTAGCGGCCGCCGGCGATGAGGTGCGCGCAGATCGCGCCGAACCAGACCGCGAAGAAGACCATCTTCTTGCGGAAGACGACCTCGCGCAAGCCGAAGAACATGAGCAGCAGGCCGCCGTAGGTCGCCGCGAGCTCGGGGAAGCGCGAGACGAACTGGAACTGCACGAAGTAGGGAAGATGCTTGTAGTCGAGGAGCGCGAGGAACTCCCCCTGGTGGGCGGGGACGACGTAGGCCCCGCCGGCGGCATGGTGGTACCAGCCGTAGACGCCCAGCCCGATGAGCGGGAAGGAGAGCAGGACCCCCGCGTCGCGCAGGGCCATCTTCCCGAGCTTCTGCCAGGCCAGATAGGCCATGGGGATGAGCATGAAGACGTAGGGAAGCTTGTGCGAGATGGCGAAGAAGGCGAAGAAGACGGCCGCGAGCCAGTCGCCCGGAGGGCGGTCCGGGGTCAGCGAGCGCTCCCAGTGGTCGAAGGCGGCGACCGTCGAGAGCAGCGCGAGCGCCTCGGGCTGCACGGTGCGTCCGAAGTAGATCTCGAGCGGGATGAACGAGAAGAGCACTCCGGAATAGAAGGCGGCCTCGCGCCCGAGCTTCTCCTCGAGGAAGCGGAAGAGGTAGACCCCGGTCAGCGCCGAGAACAGGACCGCGAGGAGGCGGCCCCAGAGCTCGCCGAGGAAGAACGGCCAGAGGACGCCGATGAGGAACATGTAGAGCGGGAACTCGGTGGCGGCCCGGCCGTCGTAGGACCCCATCCAGTCGATGCGGGGATGGAAGAACTGGAGCTTGTGCTCGAAGTAGTTTCGGCCGATGGCCGCGGTGTTGCACTGGCGGTGGTAGTGGTAGTCGAGCACGGGCGCCGCGAGGCCCTTCAGGTGCATGAGCACGGAGACCAGGAGGATGACCGTCAGGCAGAAGCGGCGGCTGAGGTGGAAGTTCATTCGTGTTCCTTGATGGCGTAGAGCTCGATGGTGCCCCCGGTGCGCGCGGCCGTCTCCCAGAGCGTCAGGGCGAGCACGAGCGGGACGAGGACGGGCAGCAGCAGCAGGGTCCCCAGAGCCTGGAACGGATGGTGGCGGATGCGGCGCGAGCGGGCGCCGCGGCTCTTCAGGAGGTCGTAGAGGAAGTTGTGCTCGAAGCCCAGCGCGTCGAAGAGGCTCTGGAGCCAGCCGTAGGGGTTCTGCTCGAAGCTGAAATGGTCGAGCTGCACCACGCGGAAGCCGTAGCGCTGGAGCACGGCCTCCAGCGAGCGGGCCCCGAAATGGTAGTAGTGGCGCGGGACGTCGAGGTGGAACCAGCGCCGGCCGAACGCGCGCGACTGCGCGCTCTCGAAGTTCGGGACCGCGACGGCCAGCAGGCCGCCGGTCTTCAGGAGCTCCCGGGCGCGGGCGACGGCCTCGAAAGGGTCGGGCATGTGCTCGAGCGAGTGCCAGAACACCACCGCGTGGTAGCGGTCCTTCTCGTGCGGGGACTGGAGGAAGTCCCCGGTGCTGACCTCGAGGCCGAGGACGCTGCGCGCGTGCCAGGCGGCCGTCTCGGAGTACTCGGTGCCGTGCGCCTCGTAGCCGAGGTCCTTGAGGTAGCGCAGGATGAATCCGCGCCCGCAGCCCACGTCGAGCACCGGCCCCCGCGGCACGCGGTTGTAGAGCACGGAGGCCCGGCGGCGGCGGAAGAGGCGGGTGAGGGCCTCGAAGACGGGGTTGAAGCGGACGTTCTCGCGGCCGTAGTAGACCTCGGGGTACCAGCGCCCGATCTCGGGGCCGGGCACGACCGGCCAGGTCCGGCCCAGGCCGCAGTCCGGGCAGCGCAGGACGGAGAAGCCCTCCTCGATGCTGTCGAAGGCCTTCGCGACGCGCCCTCCCCCGCAGCAGGGGCAGCGCGGAGGCGCCTGGTCCTGGCCGCTCTTGTGGGGCTCGAAGCGCGAGGGGGGCGGGTTCACCGCCAAGATGATATAAAGTATCGTATCCATATGGATAATCCCCGACTCCCCACCGACCTCCAGGACACCATCGCCATCGCGGGCGGCCAGCGCCGCGTGGACCTCCTCCTGCGCAACGCCCGGGTCATCAACACCTTCTCGGGGGACATCCACAGGACGGACGTGGCGGTCCACGGGGACCGGGTCGTGGGCTTCGGGAGCTACAAGGCCGCGCGCACGATCGACCTCCAGGGCGCCTACCTGGCCCCCGGCTTCATCGACGGCCACATCCACATCGAGAGCTCGATGGTGAAGATCCCCGAGTTCGGCCGCATCGTGGTCCCCCGCGGGACGACCACCGCGGTCATCGACCCCCACGAGATCGCCAACGTGCTCGGCCTCGACGGCATCAAGTACATGCTCTCCTCGAGCTGGAACTGCGTGCTCCGGGTCTACGCGATGCTCCCCTCCTGCGTCCCCTCCACCCGCCTGGAGACCGCCGGCGCCGAGCTCTCGGCCCACGACCTGAGCCTGCTCCTCAACGACGAGCGCGTCCTGGGCCTCGCCGAGATGATGAACTACCCCGGCGTCATCCATCGCGAGGTCGAGGTGCTCGACAAGCTGCGCATCGCCAGAGGCAAGCGCATCGACGGCCACGCCCCCCTGCTCAGCGGCAAGGACCTCTACGCCTACGTCTCGGCCGGCATCCGCTCCGACCACGAGTGCACCGACGTGCGCGAGGCCCGCGAGAAGCTGCGCGCCGGCATGTACATCATGATCCGAGAGGGCACCGCCGCGAAGAACCTACGCGCGCTCCTCCCCCTCGTTAACTCCGAGAACAGCCGCAAGTGCCTCTTCGTCACCGACGACCGCCACCTCGAGGACATCTTCACGCAGGGGCACATGGACCACCTGGTCCGCACCGCCATCCGCCTCGGCGTCGACCCCGTGCGCGCCATCCAGATGGCGAGCATCAACGCCGCCGAGTACTTCGGCATCAAGGACCTCGGCGCCATCGCCCCCGGCTACCGCGCCGACCTCATCGTCTTCGACGACTTCAAGCGCCTGAAGATCTCCAAGGTCTTCAAGGACGGACGCCTCGTCGCGCGCGACGGAGTCCTCGAGCCCTCGGCGGCCACCGAGTACAAGGGCAAGGTCCGCGGGACCATCAACGTGCGCTGGATCGAACACGAGGACTTCGCCATCAAGGCCGAGGGACGGCGCGCGCGGGTCATCGGCCTTGTCCCCCATCAGATCGTCACGAAGTCGCTGACCCTCCCCGTCAAGCAGGACGGAGGATGGGTCGTCTCCGACCCCTCCGCGGACGTCCTGAAGATCGCGGTCATCGAGCGCCACTTCGCCT belongs to Elusimicrobiota bacterium and includes:
- the pckA gene encoding phosphoenolpyruvate carboxykinase (ATP) → MNTTLEPVSRTPAEAEAEALKSDHGLELHGIEGARKVYWNLPTEALVEEALHRREGKLSRGGAFVADTGRHTARSANDKFIVQESTSEKNVWWGQYNRPIEAARFETVYRRLAESFRGKDLFVQDCWAGADPEYRLPVRIITEKAWHSHFARNMFIKPATLAEHRRHKPEFTVISAPSVKADPKRDGTPSETFILLNFQKRVCIIGDTAYAGEIKKSVFTILNYLLPLKDVFPMHCSANVGKDGDAAIFFGLSGTGKTTLSADPLRRLIGDDEHGWSGSGVFNFEDGCYAKVIRLSPKAEPEIHAASHAFGTVLENVVIDPASRVPDLDDDSKTENTRASYPLAAIGNSVPEKRGGHPKNVVFLTCDAWGVLPPISKLSPDQALYQFLSGYTSKVAGTEAGTGKDPLPTFSTCFGAPFMVHHPAVYADMLKKNIAAHGATCWLLNTGWIGGAFGTGKRISIAHTRTLLNAALSGKLAKVPCTTDPVFGFQVPQTCDGIPAGVLDPSASWKDKDEYMRKYKALAVKFAENFKKFQDKCTPDVIRAGPKV
- a CDS encoding class I SAM-dependent methyltransferase; this encodes MNPPPSRFEPHKSGQDQAPPRCPCCGGGRVAKAFDSIEEGFSVLRCPDCGLGRTWPVVPGPEIGRWYPEVYYGRENVRFNPVFEALTRLFRRRRASVLYNRVPRGPVLDVGCGRGFILRYLKDLGYEAHGTEYSETAAWHARSVLGLEVSTGDFLQSPHEKDRYHAVVFWHSLEHMPDPFEAVARARELLKTGGLLAVAVPNFESAQSRAFGRRWFHLDVPRHYYHFGARSLEAVLQRYGFRVVQLDHFSFEQNPYGWLQSLFDALGFEHNFLYDLLKSRGARSRRIRHHPFQALGTLLLLPVLVPLVLALTLWETAARTGGTIELYAIKEHE
- a CDS encoding MarR family winged helix-turn-helix transcriptional regulator, producing MPTHYAGGEGETRALSAYINLVRASESVVARTHARLASSGLTVTQFGVLEALLHLGPMCQNELAAKLLKSGGNITFVLDNLEKHGLAERRRGGEDRRKAVVHLTAKGRALIARLFKAHAKAVAAEFAVLSKGEQDELRRLCRCLGCGRRA
- a CDS encoding poly-gamma-glutamate hydrolase family protein; amino-acid sequence: MKLLPALLLSALFAAPAAAAPARADAPCTPECRSWAELVSVFNEGTDWSVSVEDRRSSFTVFAPHGGALEPGTSELARVLAGGDWNLYLFESLRQGRSRRIHLTSAKYDEPRALELAARSRRAVSVHGSRDAGEKACLGGSSAALRERAAMGLRAAGFEVEEPCRRLPGKTPANLVNRAREGGLQLELPRLLLERLAKDAAAREKFRAAVRSALTDPAP
- a CDS encoding glycosyltransferase family 39 protein, whose product is MNFHLSRRFCLTVILLVSVLMHLKGLAAPVLDYHYHRQCNTAAIGRNYFEHKLQFFHPRIDWMGSYDGRAATEFPLYMFLIGVLWPFFLGELWGRLLAVLFSALTGVYLFRFLEEKLGREAAFYSGVLFSFIPLEIYFGRTVQPEALALLSTVAAFDHWERSLTPDRPPGDWLAAVFFAFFAISHKLPYVFMLIPMAYLAWQKLGKMALRDAGVLLSFPLIGLGVYGWYHHAAGGAYVVPAHQGEFLALLDYKHLPYFVQFQFVSRFPELAATYGGLLLMFFGLREVVFRKKMVFFAVWFGAICAHLIAGGRYTFSHEYTSLPLVPVNAAFMGEGLRLLRERASAVRRDMRGWAWAALAVLVLSIPVHATLRIHHWYKLSYPFLLQAEKVVDGFSAREDLFVTNDRTGSVFLYKIHRRGWGWDFRQYGEKDTLAQIEERRGQGAKYLLTEKTGVFADATDPIAKRVYARWPVVHDGDGMVVFRLEEKKVSARAAARGKGKNPRMRK
- a CDS encoding nitroreductase family protein; translated protein: MDVLEAIRKRASANKFDPARPLSEAQVRELVELATRAPSSFNIQHWRFLAVTRKEDREKLKGLAYNQQKVADAPVVFVVLGDPRAHENLAHALEGSVKAGLMDAKAVQGLSGMAAGMYADPRAQRDEAIRSGAFAAMTLMLAAEAKGLVAGPMIGFDPDAVKKEFKIPERLIPVLMLPVGYAAPGNWPQKPRLPVDEVLAFHDGAKL
- the ade gene encoding adenine deaminase produces the protein MDNPRLPTDLQDTIAIAGGQRRVDLLLRNARVINTFSGDIHRTDVAVHGDRVVGFGSYKAARTIDLQGAYLAPGFIDGHIHIESSMVKIPEFGRIVVPRGTTTAVIDPHEIANVLGLDGIKYMLSSSWNCVLRVYAMLPSCVPSTRLETAGAELSAHDLSLLLNDERVLGLAEMMNYPGVIHREVEVLDKLRIARGKRIDGHAPLLSGKDLYAYVSAGIRSDHECTDVREAREKLRAGMYIMIREGTAAKNLRALLPLVNSENSRKCLFVTDDRHLEDIFTQGHMDHLVRTAIRLGVDPVRAIQMASINAAEYFGIKDLGAIAPGYRADLIVFDDFKRLKISKVFKDGRLVARDGVLEPSAATEYKGKVRGTINVRWIEHEDFAIKAEGRRARVIGLVPHQIVTKSLTLPVKQDGGWVVSDPSADVLKIAVIERHFASGRIGKGLVKGFGLKRGAIASSVSHDSHNIVVVGVDDGDMYAAAVEVVKMQGGIVAARDGQVLEALPLPVAGLMSDRSADFVRQKLQRLNAAARTLGCRLDDPYMAMSFLTLPPIPALKITDRGLIDAIGFKVVPLFV